The proteins below are encoded in one region of Knoellia sp. S7-12:
- a CDS encoding serine hydrolase domain-containing protein translates to MPLSPTTSARLDHILATGQQKHRLPSVAAGLVRGGELVWSGAIGTVDGRADGKAVDADTQFRMGSITKTFVAVAVMRLRDAGRLELSDHFGAHVPGSPLDDVTIEQLLSHAGGVQAESSSDWWERTPGGDWDALVASGVGPRFRSGRRFHYSNTGYAALGRLLEVVQGRPWFEVVRDELLEPLGMTRTTLRPNGAAAQGLAVHPFADVLLAEPEHDAGAMAPAGQLWSTVDDLARWAALLGGHTSGVLSAETLAEMVEPHHVVDEPGQPWLGAHGLGWQVWNDAGARSAGHGGSMPGFLAMQRVHLNADGGDGPAGEVGDGVVLFTNTTASAALKSLPKELLRALRELEAPAVTPWVAGGSADVLELAGQWHWGPTVETARFVGEHLVLGSPGAGRGSRFRRVGDGADEWVGLDGYYTGEPLRVLRRGDGSVSHLDLATFRFTRTPYDPQADVPGGVDEQGWS, encoded by the coding sequence ATGCCGCTCTCTCCCACGACGTCCGCTCGCCTCGACCACATCCTTGCCACCGGCCAGCAGAAGCACCGGTTGCCCTCTGTCGCAGCGGGACTCGTGCGAGGTGGCGAGCTCGTGTGGTCCGGCGCGATCGGCACGGTGGACGGGCGCGCGGATGGGAAGGCGGTCGATGCGGACACCCAGTTCCGGATGGGATCGATCACCAAGACGTTCGTCGCCGTGGCGGTCATGCGACTTCGGGACGCCGGTCGGCTCGAGCTGTCCGACCACTTCGGGGCCCACGTCCCCGGCAGCCCCCTCGACGACGTCACGATCGAGCAGCTTCTCAGCCACGCGGGCGGCGTGCAGGCCGAGTCCTCCAGCGACTGGTGGGAGCGCACGCCAGGTGGCGACTGGGACGCACTGGTGGCTTCAGGTGTCGGGCCGCGCTTCCGCTCCGGCCGGCGTTTCCACTACTCCAACACGGGGTATGCCGCGCTCGGTCGCCTTCTCGAGGTGGTCCAGGGCCGCCCCTGGTTCGAGGTCGTTCGCGATGAGTTGCTCGAGCCGTTGGGGATGACGCGAACGACGTTGCGGCCCAATGGTGCTGCGGCACAGGGTTTGGCGGTGCATCCATTCGCGGACGTGCTGTTGGCCGAGCCGGAGCATGACGCGGGAGCCATGGCGCCTGCCGGGCAGCTCTGGTCGACGGTTGACGATCTGGCGCGATGGGCCGCACTGCTCGGTGGACACACGTCGGGGGTGCTCTCGGCCGAGACGCTGGCCGAGATGGTCGAGCCGCACCACGTCGTCGACGAGCCGGGACAGCCGTGGCTGGGCGCCCACGGCCTCGGGTGGCAGGTGTGGAACGACGCCGGTGCCCGGTCTGCGGGACACGGGGGATCGATGCCCGGCTTCCTTGCGATGCAGCGGGTCCATCTCAACGCCGACGGCGGCGACGGGCCCGCGGGCGAGGTCGGCGATGGTGTCGTCCTCTTCACCAACACGACCGCGAGCGCTGCGCTCAAGAGTCTGCCCAAGGAGTTGTTGCGGGCGCTGCGCGAGCTGGAAGCGCCGGCCGTGACTCCGTGGGTGGCCGGCGGGTCGGCGGATGTGCTGGAGCTCGCCGGTCAGTGGCACTGGGGTCCAACTGTGGAGACGGCGCGGTTCGTCGGGGAGCATCTGGTGCTCGGGTCGCCCGGGGCGGGTCGCGGGTCACGCTTCCGTCGTGTGGGTGACGGGGCTGACGAGTGGGTTGGGCTGGACGGCTACTACACGGGCGAGCCGTTGCGGGTGCTGCGTCGCGGTGACGGGTCCGTGTCGCACCTCGACCTTGCGACGTTCCGGTTCACGCGAACGCCCTACGACCCGCAGGCCGACGTGCCCGGCGGGGTCGACGAGCAGGGCTGGAGCTGA